One window from the genome of Choloepus didactylus isolate mChoDid1 chromosome 2, mChoDid1.pri, whole genome shotgun sequence encodes:
- the SELE gene encoding E-selectin: MIVPQFLSALIFALLLVEESGAWSYSASTENMTYDEASAYCQQRYTHLVAIQNREEIEYLNSILSYSPSYYWIGIRKVNGVWTWVGTQKPLTKEAENWAPHEPNNKQNNEDCVEIYIKREKDMGMWNDERCSKKKLALCYTAACTNTSCSGHGECVETINNYTCRCYPGFSGLKCEQVVTCNARKDPEHGSLVCTHPFGDFSYNSSCSVSCEKGYVPSSPEAMQCTSSGEWSAPNPVCNVVECDALTSPASGSVECSSSPGNFPWNTTCAFDCEEGFELVGARSLQCTSSGKWDNERPTCKAVTCDAVSQLQNGSVSCSYSPAGELTFKSSCDFTCEEGFMLQGPAHIECTAQGQWTQQIPACEAFQCKALSSPENGYMNCLPSASGSFQSGSSCEFSCEQGFVLKGSQRLQCGPSGEWDSKKPTCEAVKCDAVSQPQSGSVRCTHSSAGKFTYKSSCDFSCEEGFELHGSAQLECTAQGQWTQEVPSCQVVKCPNLAVAGKVNMSCSGEPVFGTMCTFACPEGWMLNGSEVLTCGTTGHWSGMLPTCEAPLESNIPLAVGLSAAGTSFLALASFLFWLLKRLRKKAKKFVPSSSCQSLESDGTYHFPSELI, encoded by the exons ATGATTGTACCACAGTTTCTATCTGCTCTCATTTTTG CACTTCTGCTGGTTGAAGAGAGTGGAGCCTGGTCTTACAGTGCCTCCACAGAAAACATGACTTACGATGAGGCGAGTGCGTACTGTCAGCAAAGGTACACACATCTGGTAGCAATTCAAAACAGGGAAGAGATCGAGTACCTGAACTCCATATTGAGCTATTCACCAAGCTACTACTGGATAGGAATCAGAAAGGTCAACGGAGTGTGGACCTGGGTAGGGACCCAGAAGCCCCTCACCAAAGAAGCTGAGAACTGGGCTCCACATGaaccaaacaacaaacaaaacaacgaGGACTGTGTGGAGATCTATATCAAGAGAGAAAAGGACATGGGCATGTGGAATGATGAGAGATGCAGCAAAAAGAAGCTTGCCTTGTGCTATACAG CTGCCTGTACCAATACATCCTGCAGCGGCCACGGGGAATGCGTGGAGACCATCAATAACTATACTTGCCGGTGCTACCCAGGCTTCAGCGGACTCAAGTGTGAGCAAG ttgtgACCTGTAATGCACGGAAAGACCCTGAGCACGGAAGCCTGGTTTGCACCCATCCTTTCGGGGACTTCAGCTACAATTCTTCCTGCTCTGTCAGCTGTGAAAAGGGCTACGTCCCAAGCAGCCCCGAGGCCATGCAGTGCACTTCCTCTGGGGAATGGAGCGCTCCTAATCCAGTCTGCAATG TGGTTGAGTGTGATGCTTTGACAAGTCCTGCCAGTGGATCTGTGGAATGTTCCTCAAGCCCTGGAAACTTCCCATGGAACACAACCTGTGCATTTGACTGTGAGGAAGGATTTGAACTAGTGGGAGCCAGGAGTCTCCAGTGTACCTCATCTGGAAAGTGGGACAATGAGAGGCCAACGTGTAAAG cTGTGACGTGTGATGCTGTCAGCCAGCTTCAGAATGGCTCTGTGAGCTGCAGCTACTCCCCTGCTGGGGAGCTCACCTTCAAGTCATCTTGCGACTTCACCTGCGAGGAAGGCTTCATGCTGCAGGGACCAGCCCACATTGAATGCACTGCACAAGGGCAGTGGACACAGCAGATCCCGGCTTGTGAAG CTTTCCAGTGTAAAGCCTTGTCCAGTCCAGAGAACGGCTACATGAATTGTCTTCCTAGTGCTTCTGGAAGTTTCCAAAGTGGGTCCAGCTGTGAGTTCTCCTGTGAGCAGGGATTTGTGCTGAAGGGATCTCAAAGGCTCCAGTGTGGCCCCTCAGGGGAGTGGGACAGCAAGAAGCCCACATGCGAAG CTGTGAAATGTGATGctgtcagccagccccagagtggtTCAGTGAGGTGTACCCATTCCTCTGCTGGCAAATTCACCTACAAGTCCTCCTGTGACTTCAGTTGTGAGGAAGGCTTTGAATTACATGGATCAGCTCAACTTGAGTGCACAGCTCAGGGACAATGGACACAGGAGGTCCCCTCTTGCCAAG TGGTAAAATGTCCAAACCTGGCAGTTGCCGGGAAGGTCAACATGAGCTGCAGTGGGGAGCCTGTGTTTGGCACCATGTGTACGTTTGCGTGTCCTGAAGGATGGATGCTCAACGGTTCTGAAGTTCTGACCTGTGGCACCACAGGACACTGGTCTGGGATGCTGCCCACCTGTGAAG CCCCCCTCGAGTCCAACATTCCCTTGGCAGTTGGACTTTCTGCTGCTGGAACTTCCTTCCTGGCATTAGCGTcatttctcttctggcttctgaaacGCCTTCGGAAGAAAG CAAAGAAATTTGTCCCTTCCAG cagctgtCAGAGCCTTGAGTCAGATGGAACCTACCATTTTCCTTCTGAGTTGATTTGA